The DNA region TTCTGAAACTGTGTTGGGCCTACttgataatttaaaaaaaagtcacaTAGACGATGTCCATAAATTAGACAACAATACTGAACAGTTGTAGCCCGTTGGTGGTGGTAGGCTTCTGGCTGTGATCTCTGACCACTGTAACAGTGAATAGTGGCAATTTACCCGCGGTGTATAGGCTTGTTTACTAGGCTAACTAGTGCATTGGGGTGGGCTATGTGCAGCATGGGCATACAGGAAACCACTCTAGCCACTTAACTCACCTTGGCCACGAGCTCTATAGTTTACAGCTATTGCATCACCTACAAAGCATCAactgaatgttaaatgtcaggtattttaattgtctgtattgtctacttgttaaatgtttgtaaagtcttcctttgtaattgtttgtaatgtCTTATCAATTGGtgttggaccacaggaagattagCTAACGTTATAGCGTTAGCTAATGGGGACTCTAGTAAAGATTCACAAGACTGTTCACAGATTCACATTGATCACAGAATCGGATTGATAATCTTAATTCGAAGTTTGAGTTTTTTACTGGACAACCAACACTTGACTGATGGGCTAATCCATAGAAAGAAAATGTGATCTTGGATCTTGAACTCCCCTAGCTACATTTTGACTTAATGTTCAATATTACTAGTCACTCTGTCCTTACGAACAGTAAATCATTGGGTCTGACTCTTTTGATTTAATGCAATTTCATCATCGATAGTGAAACAACCACCACATAATCGTCAACTCCCCCCTACAAAACATGAATTTATTTGTGGTTTATCCTCTTTAGCTATTTGGTATTAGGTGTGATCCTGACTTGGAATGGCCACGAAGTTACACATTGTTTTAGGAAACATGAATTTATTTGTGGTTTATCCTCTTTAGCTATTTGGTATTAGGTGTGATCCTGACTTGGAATGGCCACGAAGTTACACATTGTTTTAGGTCCAGTTAGTTTGGAAGTTGTGGTAAATGGGGGAGTGTGAGCGCGTGTCATGAGGTGTTGATATGGGGATGGATAGGCTACCACTGCCTTTAATTACTACGCTCTGCCTGCACCTACCTCAACTGGTACTCTGCTGCCTCGCTGTGGTGAGAGCACTAACACACTGAACATGATGGACAAGGATGCTCCATATAGCCATCCATCACTGTCCAGGCACAGCCTGGGTGTATGTAATACAATATGACCAGATATGGTTTGATATCTCTTCTGAAACTGGGGTGGGGTTATTGAGTTCAGGGTTGTGTAATGGTTGCTTCCATGTCAGTCCTCAAATATGAATTTGCATAGAATCGAATGAATCACATCCAATGATTTCCCGTTTTGGACATTGTTTTGAAAATGATTCTCCATAGCTGCCATACCTTTGATGTCATAAACTGTTACAGAATTCCCCTTCCTTATTATAAACTCTGattaaaatctaatcaaatcaaatcaaattttatttgtcacatacacatggttagcagatgttaatgcgagtgtagcgaaatgcttgtgcttctagttccgacaatgcagtaataaccaacaagtaatctaactaacaattccaaaactactgtcttatacacagtgtaaggggataaagaatatgtacataaagatatatgaatgagtgatggtacagagcagcataggcaagatacagtagatggtattgagtacagtatatacatatgagatgagtatgtaaaaaaagtggcatagttaaagtggctagtgatacatgtattacataaggatgcagtagatgatatagagtacagtatatacgtatacatatgagatgaataatgtagggtatgtaaacattatattaggtagcattgtttaaagtggctagtgatatattttacatcatttcccatcaattcccattattaaagtggctggagttgagtcagtgtcagtgtgttggcagcagccactcaatgttagtggtggctgtttaacagtctgatggccttgagatagaagctgtttttcagtcactcggtccctgctttgatgcacctgtactgacctcgccttctggatgatagcggggtgaacaggcagtggctcgggtggttgttgtccttgatgatctttatggccttcctgtaacatcgggtggtgtagctgTCCTGGAAAAACTACGACTATAACTAAAACTATGGAGTTCATTGGCCTACAACACGTGTGTGTATTTGCCCTTAAAATGATATTGCTAGATGGAAGAAAATAATAAGATAGGCCTAAACTGTAATAAGATGTACTTGAAAGATACTATAAATAGCAGGAGACATACCTGGGTTCTAGACTGGTATTTAGGGCAAGCATTTTAGGAATATACATATGGTTAGTGTCAACTTCTACTTACACGTTAAAGCTCAGCCATGTTGCTACATGTTTACTCATTGACTTCAAGTAGAGCATTGTTTGTGAATCTGAATAAAAGCCTAATAAAAGTGTATTGCCCCCAGCTTGGGCAGCACTGCTACACTGCTTTTTTGGGCTAAAGGTGTTTGTGACACGTGCATGTGTTCCAATGATgtcataattgtctgtagcttcTATGTTGCCTATCAACTTGGCTGTCCTTCAGAAAGTAGATAATACTTGTATTTTCAAACAATTAATAAAAATACTAGCAACAAAACAAACTAAATAGATTTAATCCATTAATATGATATTGCCAGATGGAATAAAATAACAAGGTAGGCCTAAACTGTAATAAGATATATCTTATAGACTGcttcagtgcatttggaaagtattcagaccccttgactttttacacatttcattttttacgttatagccttattctaaaatggattacatacaacattttcctcatcaatctacacacaatatcccataatgacaaagcaaaaactgttttttagaaatttttgcaaattaaaacggaaaaaaacagaaataccttatttacataagtattcaaaccctttgctatgagactcgaaattgagctccggtgcgtcctgtttcccttgatcatccttgaggtatttctacaacatgattggagtccacctggggtaaattcaattgattggacatgatttggaaaggcacatacctaaggtcccacagttgacagtgcaaaaatctattttaattccaggttataaggcaacaaaatagggaaaatgccaaggggggtgaatactttcgcaagccactgtaaatggTTCAGTTCACATAAACAGTCATTATTTTCAGTTTGAGAGATCATCCCGGGCTTTGCCCCGTCTGCTGTAGCTGAGATGTCCCTGGAGGACATAGAACAACAAGACTATGATGTTTCTGACACTGAGAGAGTCAGGTAAGGCCACTTACACTCTGTCCAGTTAGATATTTGTGTGgagtttaagagagagagagactactaaGAAAGAACTTGTTATGGGGGAGGTCAGGCGTCATTCATGGAGTCATTTGTAGGGTCAAGTCCCCAGCCGATCTATTTGAACCGATGTATTAACTACTAAGTGAGTCTTTGACATGAAGACAGTGGTTAGATTCTGCCATTGGGACTGCTCTGATGTTTCCATTCTCTCCTGGTTATGACCATAGAGCCTTGTCCCAGTCTCtagacctgcctgtctgtgtggtggATGACCACCTGACCTCTGAAGCTGTCAATGAGATGGTAAATTGACCTTGTCATTTCATATTACAACATTAATCCAATAAAATGTTATAGTGATGCTATCATTGGCAATGTTGACGTACCACAACCATCTCTGTTGTGTTTCAGTTGTTTAAATTTGTCCAACGTTGCCAATGCTCCTCCACACTCTAACGGTTCATAAGTTCTTTCAGTATGATATTTGTTGTATATGTTAAGTTTGACTCTGTTGGTGCCATTATTTGAGACTCATAATGTTTATTTCTACCAGAAGCAAACCAGCACTGTggaaaccacagaagaagagagCCTCAACAGTGCGAGTTTTTTTCACTGATTATCAACTTCCTGCAGAACCTAACTGAGGAGTATGTTCTATTTTCTTTGGTACAGTACTACTATCAAACCTGTAAAGGATTGTATGAAAGCAGATTCATCAACTACATTTCCATTGCGGAAAAAGTTACATCACACCACAATGTTGTCAAAACAATTTCTACAAAGCATGTGTAAAATACTGTTTAATCTGATGACTCTACTGACCGACATTTCTGACAATATTAATACTATTAATATGAATAATTCATATGAATCATTTTCAGGCAATGGAGTAGGATTCGTAATGGCATTTCTGACCCGGTAAGATCTGAAAGCTTATTTAGAATACAATGATCACTGAATGTTTAGCCTTGTTCATAAGCTTTTGAAAGACGCACtatgcaacattttaaaacacttctTCTGTTTCTGGAATACAGCTGACAAAACAACAGCTTGCCGGCTTGTGTCTGAGGATTGTCCAGTTTTTATCGGACAAGCTGATGCAGATCATCATCCCAGGTCTTTACGAACTACTGGGCATCCAAGATGCTGCCTCCTCTCCATTGTCACAGAGATCTCTCACAGCGTCACTCACCAGTCTGTTAGACGATAAGGTTAACACCAAGTCCCGCGTGAGATTTACTGAGGCTGGTGTACCTAAGAGGCCAGGCAGTCGAAAGTCTTACAATAGCTTTCGCATCCCGACTCCCTACCCTTCCTCCAACTGTATGGatcaggaagaggaagaagagcagGAATCACAACAACTTAAGTTCAAGGAGATGTACCTGACTAAGGAGATGGGCAGTCTGGGCAGTGGAAGCTACTGCCCAAAACCATTGCCCAAGCCAGCCATGAGGTATGTCTGTAACCATTCTTCAATACTGCCTTTTATTTATGATTGTCCTTAAACAGTATTTGATGTTTATAGCaatttcacatttttttttagagGATAGATATGGCCATATAAAGTTGAATtctgagtttacatacaccttagccaagtacatttaaactcagtttttcacaattcctgacatttaatcctagtaaaattcccctgttttaggtcagttaaaatcacgactttattttaagaatgtgaaatgtcagaataatagaagaagaaagaataatttatttcagcttttatttctttcttcacattcccagtgggtcagaagtttacatacactcaaatagtatttggtagcattgcctttaaattgtttaacttgggtcaaatgttttgggtagccttccacaagcttcccacaataagttgggagtattttggcccattcctcctgacagagctggtatgactgagtcaggtttgtaggcctccttgctcgcacaagctttttcagttctgcccacaaatgttctataggattgaggtcagggctttgtgatggccactccaataccttgactttgttgttcttaagtcattttgccacaactttggaagtatgcttggggtcatgtccatttggaagacccatttgcgaccaagctttaacttcctgactgaagtcttgagatgttgcttcaatatatccacaaaattgTCCAtcttcatgatgctatctattttgtgaagggcactagaccctcttgcagcaaagcacccccacaacatgattctgctacccccgtgcttcaaggttgggatggtgttctttagcttgcaagcctcaccctttttcctccaaacataatgatggtcattatgcccaaacagttctatttttgtttcatcagaccagaggacatttctccaaaaagtacgatcttcaaatcaaatcaaattttatttgtcacatacacatggttagcagatgttaatgcgagtgtagcgaaatgcttgtgcttctagttccgacaatgcagtaataaccaacaagtaatctaactaacaattccaaaactactgtcttgtacacagtgtaaggggataaagaatatgtacataaggatatatgaatgagtgatggtacagagaagcataggcaagatacagtagatggtatcgagtacagtatgtacaaatgagatgagtatgtaaacaaagtggcatagtttaaagtggctagtgatacatgtattacataaggatacagtcgatgatatagagtacagtatatacgtatgcatatgagatgaataatgtagggtaagtaacattatataaggtagcattgtttaaagtggctagtgatatatttacataatttcccatcaattcccattattaaagtggctggagttgagtcagtgtgttggcagcagccactcaatgttagtggtggctgtttaacagtctgatggccttgagatagaagctgtttttcagtctctcggtcccagctttgatgcacctgtactgacctcgccttctggatgatagcggggtgaacaggcagtggctcgggtggttgatgtccttgatgatctttatggccttcctgtgacatcgggtggtgtaggtgtcctggagggcaggtagtttgcccccggtgatgcgttgtgcagacctcaccaccctctggagagccttacggttgagggcggagcagttgccgtactaggcggtgatacagcccgccaggatgctctcgattgtgcatctgtagaagtttgtgagtgcttttggtgacaagccaaatttcttcagcctcctgaggttgaagaggcgctgctgcgccttcttcacaatgctgtctgtgtgagtggaccaattcagtttgtctgtgatgtgtatgccgaggaacttaaaacttgctaccctctccactactgttccatcgatgtggataggggggtgttccctctgctgtttcctgaagtccacaatcatctccttagttttgttgacgttgagtgtgaggttattttcctgacaccacactccgagggccctcacctcctccctgtaggccgtctcgtcgttgttggtaatcaagcctaccactgttgtgtcgtccgcaaacttgatgattgagttggaggcgtgcgtggccacgcagtcgtgggtgaacagggagtacaggagagggctcagaacgcacccttgtggggccccagtgttgaggatcagcggggaggagatgttgttgcctaccctcaccacctgggggcggcccgtcaggaagtccagtacccagttgcacagggcggggtcgagacccagggtctcgagcttgatgacgagcttggagggtactatggtgttgaatgacgagctgtagtcaatgaacagcattctcacataggtattcctcttgtccagatgggttagggcggtgtgcagtgtggttgagattgcatcgtctgtggacctatttgggcggtaagcaaattggagtgggtctagggtgtcaggtagggtggaggtgatatggtccttgactagtctctcaaagcacttcatgatgacggaagtgagtgctacggggcggtagtcgtttagctcagttaccttagctttcttgggaacaggaacaatggtggccctcttgaagcatgtgggaacagcagactggtatagggattgattgaatatgtccgtaaacacaccggccagctggtctgcgcatgctctgagggcgcggctggggatgccgtctgggcctgcagccttgcgagggttaacacgtttaaatgtcttactcacctcggctgcagtgaaggagagaccgcatgttttcgttgcaggccgtgtcagtggcactgtattgtcctcaaagcgggcaaaaaagttatttagtctgcctgggagcaggacatcctggtccgtgactgggctggatttcttcctgtagtccgtgattgactgtagaccctgccacatgcctcttgtgtctgagccgttgaattgagattctactttgtctctgtactgacgcttagcttgtttgatagccttgcggagggaatagctgcactgtttgtattcggtcatgttaccagacaccttgccctgattaaaagaagtggttcgcgctttcagtttcacgcgaatgctgccatcaatccacggtttctggttagggaatgttttaatcgttgctatgggaacgacatcttcaacgcacgttctaatgaactcacacaccgaatcagcgtattcgtcaatgttgttgtctgacgcaatacgaaacatgtcccagtccacgtggtggaagcagtcttggagtgtggagtcagcatggtcggaccagcgttggacagacctcagcgtgggagcctcttgttttagtttctgtctgtaggcagggatcaacaaaatggagtcgtggtcagcttttccgaaatgggggcggggcagggccttatatgcgtcgcggaagttagagtaacaatgatccaaggtctttccacccctggttgcgcaatcgatatgctgataaaatttagggagtcttgttttcagattagccttgttaaaatccccagctacaatgaatgcagcctccggatgaatggtttccagtttgcaaagagttaaataaagttcgttcagagccatcgatgtgtctgcttgggggggatatatacggctgtgattataatcgaagagaattctcttggtagataatgcggtctacatttgattgtgaggaattctaaatcaggtgaacagaaggatttgagttcctgtatgtttctttcatcacaccatgtcacgttagtcataaggcatacgcccccgcccctcttcttaccagaaagatgtttgtttctgtctgcgcgatgtgtggagaaacccgttggctgcaccgcttcggatagtgtctctccagtgagccacgtttccgtgaagcaaagaacgttacagtctctgatgtccctctggaatgctacccttgctcggatttcatcaaccttgttgtcaagagactggacattggcaagaagaatgctagggagtggtgcacggtgtgcccgtctccggagtctgaccagaagaccgcctcgtttccctctttttcggagttgttttttttttggggtcgctgcatggaatccactcagttgtcctgtttgtaaggcagaacacaggatccgcgtcgcgaaaaacatattcttggtagtactgatggtgagttgatgctgatcttatattcagtagttcttctcgactgtatgtaatgaaacctaagatgacctggggtactaatgtaagaaataacacgtaaaaaaacaaaaaactgcatagtttcctaggaacgcgaagcgaggcggccatctctgtcggcgacGGAAGTTgtcatctttgtccccatgtgcagttgcaaaccgtagtctgggttttttatggcggcttccggagcagtggcttcttccctgctgagcggcctttcaggttatgtcgatataggactcgtttttactgtggatatagatacttttgtacctgtttcctccagcatcttcacacggtccattgctgttgttctgggattgatttgcacttttcgcacccaagtacgttcatctctaggagacctaGGAGGATCTCTaggagaacgcgtctccttcctgagtggtatgatggctgcgtggtcccatggtgtttatacttgcgtactattgtttgtacagatgaacgtggtaccttcagccatttggaaattgctcccaaggatgaaccaattcTTTTtgtgaggttttggctgatttcttttgattttctcatgatgtcaagcgaagtggcactgagtttgaaggttggccttgaaatacatccacagactcaaatgatgtcaattagcctaacataagcttctaaagccatgacatccttttctggaattttccaagctgtttaaaggcacagtcaacttagtgcatgtaaacttctgacccactggaattgagatacagtgaattataagttaactaatctgtctgtaaacaattgttggaaaaataacttgtgtcatgcacaaagtagatgtcctaaccgacttgccaaaactagagtttgttaacaaggaatttgtggagtggttgaaaaacgacttttaatgactccaacctaagtgtatgtaaacttccgacttcaactgtacaagccAGTTTCAATACAAATTACTTCTACAAAAAAAGTACTCTAATTTATCATATTATTTGACTTTAAAACAGAATAATTtagtcttttttttcttctccaaacCGGCAGAAGCTTTTCTCTTTTATCTTTCTGTAATGAAAAGAACTATAGAAgttgaataaattattattttttattattagttGTGGTTGACACACCTCCACCACACTAAGGTGTTTTCCCAGAGCAAAAGCAACGATTCCTCCACTATTTTCAATGGTGCAGATGTGTTTGACACACCTCCACCAGAGCAACGTTCCTCACAGCATTACATATTATTTGTTTGACTGTgatgatttctgttttttttttcaagaacCTCTCTGTCTGATGTGCAGAAGAAGACAACCAACTCTGACTCGCTACAAGTCCTCTTAGGTGTCTCAGAGGACACCCTCGTCACCTGTGTGCAGGACAGCCTGCAAGGTTCTCTCTCCAAACTTGCATGCATGTCCAATTCTCCATCTGGAAGTGCAGGCTCTCCGAAGATGACCCCTGCTGTAATGGCAGAAGTGATTAAAGATGTCAAGTCGGCCGTATCAGTGGTCGTTAAGAGTGCCTCCGCTAGCCAAACCTCTCAAGTGACACCGGTAAGGGGAGACTCACAGACCAAGGTGACTGAGAGCATggtgagagagctggctgctaAACTTGAAAAAGTTGACCAAGAGAGCAAGAGTCTAACAGGGCAAGTCATGACCATGATCTCTGACACAATGGTGGCTTTTGTTGACGAGAACGAACAGAATTTGCTGAAAGATCTGAAGGACAAGATCACGTTTTTGGCATCGCATGTTGGCTTCATTGACGATCTTGATGCCCTGATAAGGAAATACGAGAGCAGCTACAACATTGGTGAATCTGGTTCTTCCTGCACGCTCACATCTAAGAGCATCCAAAAACTCTCCAGCCGGGAGTTTCAAACATCAGCAATACAAGCAGTGAGTGGAGTTCTTGCCAAAAAAGTCAGTAGTTTGAGCTTTCCTAGTTCAGTCGTTCAGTCTGAGTTAACAGGTGCTGTATCAGGTCAAACATTGTCTGGCATTGTAAAGACAGAGTCAATTCACCCAGTGGGCTCAGCAGCGTCAGTAGTTGTTAAGACTTTCGTGTCAGATATGAAGTCCTTGGCTGAATCTGAGAGTCCCCAACAGAAGAGTGCCTGGTCTGCTGCTGTTCACATTTACCACAGCATCCAAAACAACTTGAAAGATTATTTCGGCAAGCTTCAGCGATGTGCCTTAAAgagcattgtcacatctgatgATAACATCACAAATGCTGAGTTTAAGGAGACAGTTCCACTTCCTTGCTTAGACATGAAATATAGGCCCAGTAAGAGTGAGCCTCAGTTGCCAGAGTCCACTGGTGAAGTTACTTTACAAAGAGGCCTAAGTGAGAGCTCAAAACTAATTTGGGCACAAACTGAGTCAGAAGAAAGCAAGCTCCTTCTGACAACTTGCACCAAAGAAGTCATTTCAGAGCTTCTGGGATTGTACAACACTGAGATGTCAAAGGAGGACGCCCTGTACACTGTTGGAGAAAAAGGATCAGGCTTCTCTATTGAGAGACAACAATTTGTAGAGGGTGTTCTGGCTCAGCATGGGGAATACTCCCATTCCAGGGCCTCATCACCAATAGTATCTGAGGTCCCCTCTCAAATTGAGGACAGCAGAAGTAAGGCCACAGCTTCTTTGACCAGTCTGTTAGATTGCATGAAAAAACTCTCAAGTGAGGAAttcaagagagacaccactcaaGCAGTG from Oncorhynchus mykiss isolate Arlee chromosome 1, USDA_OmykA_1.1, whole genome shotgun sequence includes:
- the LOC118937415 gene encoding uncharacterized protein LOC118937415 isoform X1, with product MQIIIPGLYELLGIQDAASSPLSQRSLTASLTSLLDDKVNTKSRVRFTEAGVPKRPGSRKSYNSFRIPTPYPSSNCMDQEEEEEQESQQLKFKEMYLTKEMGSLGSGSYCPKPLPKPAMRTSLSDVQKKTTNSDSLQVLLGVSEDTLVTCVQDSLQGSLSKLACMSNSPSGSAGSPKMTPAVMAEVIKDVKSAVSVVVKSASASQTSQVTPVRGDSQTKVTESMVRELAAKLEKVDQESKSLTGQVMTMISDTMVAFVDENEQNLLKDLKDKITFLASHVGFIDDLDALIRKYESSYNIGESGSSCTLTSKSIQKLSSREFQTSAIQAVSGVLAKKVSSLSFPSSVVQSELTGAVSGQTLSGIVKTESIHPVGSAASVVVKTFVSDMKSLAESESPQQKSAWSAAVHIYHSIQNNLKDYFGKLQRCALKSIVTSDDNITNAEFKETVPLPCLDMKYRPSKSEPQLPESTGEVTLQRGLSESSKLIWAQTESEESKLLLTTCTKEVISELLGLYNTEMSKEDALYTVGEKGSGFSIERQQFVEGVLAQHGEYSHSRASSPIVSEVPSQIEDSRSKATASLTSLLDCMKKLSSEEFKRDTTQAVSEFLVKKSNSSLPSAQPAYSVASRSCSVQNQRTLSKDICADSAAFGIIDTFVEDLQSSAQPAEVEEREPDLQENAQKLQSRIWSATTSLYNNIQKTLKGFTIHRRRSDVQRRMSSHTPTEDSGHLVTKEYLGLASQSLTQASKSVPHLPSLNQEVTLHMGVREFKTSLD